A part of uncultured Treponema sp. genomic DNA contains:
- a CDS encoding glycoside hydrolase family 2 TIM barrel-domain containing protein — translation MKDRIYFNNGWEFSPSFNEKMLDSKYRGKFEQVRLPHSVCETPFNGFDESSYQKLSVYRKIFKTEKEWAGKKILLTIEGAAHQCDVFLNGKFLARHSCGYTAFTVDLTDSLLPAGRNNLLALKLDSRESLNIPPFGFVIDYMTYGGIYRDVYLDIKNPIYIEDIFIKTKASHFETEITLNSSDAEGYSIVQRVESSSSVVAQINTGVPGNKILTAADAQPVHPWTLEQPVLYNLVTELINPKGKIADKKTVRFGFREIKFDETGFYLNGKKIKLRGLNRHQSYPYVGYAMPKNIQKEDADILKFELGVNYVRTSHYPQSKYFIDRCDELGILVFTEFPGWQHIGDDAWKAQALENEDEMISQYRNHPSVFMWGVRINESKDDDEFYKATNFLAHKIDSTRPTSGVRCIKNSNLLEDVYTYNDFSHSGKNAGSLDKIKITKSHGGYLVTEHSGHMFPTKSFDTEQRRTEHAIRHATVLDSVALHDDCAGSSGWCAFDYNTHKEFGSGDRICYHGVMDMFRNPKLAAAVYKSQEDFTGDFIEVNSNMSIGEYNEGLLGDLWIFTNADSVKLFVNNIFIKEFKASDSPFKNLAHGPIRVDDIIGNRLIDEEGISAKHSEKIKELIFAIKKFGQNNLPAKYKLEAAKLFAMRVISKEKLIALFGKYIGNWGGESSSYKFEAIKNGKTVKTLVKSMCQNASLKANVNRTVLIEEETYDVAEVHLRAEDENGNLQPFMQEAVIAEAEGAIELIGPKAVSLKGGMSGIYVKTTGTAGRGTLKITDWQGKETKINFTVKIKK, via the coding sequence ATGAAAGATAGAATTTATTTTAACAACGGCTGGGAATTTTCTCCGTCATTCAATGAAAAGATGCTAGATTCAAAATACAGAGGAAAATTCGAGCAGGTAAGACTTCCGCATTCGGTTTGCGAAACTCCTTTTAACGGATTCGACGAAAGCTCATATCAAAAGCTGAGCGTTTACAGAAAAATTTTTAAGACAGAAAAGGAATGGGCAGGAAAAAAAATTCTTCTTACAATAGAAGGCGCGGCTCATCAATGCGATGTTTTTTTAAACGGAAAATTTCTTGCAAGGCACAGCTGCGGCTACACGGCTTTTACAGTTGACTTGACGGATTCACTTTTGCCGGCAGGAAGAAACAACTTGCTTGCATTAAAGTTGGACAGCCGCGAGTCTTTAAACATTCCGCCGTTTGGATTTGTAATCGACTACATGACTTACGGAGGAATCTACAGAGACGTTTACCTTGATATAAAAAATCCTATTTATATAGAAGACATTTTTATAAAAACCAAGGCGAGCCATTTTGAAACAGAAATAACTTTGAATTCTTCTGACGCGGAAGGATATTCAATTGTTCAGCGAGTTGAAAGCTCAAGTTCTGTAGTGGCGCAGATAAACACAGGAGTTCCGGGAAACAAAATTCTTACTGCGGCAGACGCACAGCCAGTTCATCCCTGGACACTTGAGCAGCCGGTTCTTTACAATCTTGTTACGGAGCTTATAAATCCAAAGGGAAAAATTGCAGACAAAAAAACTGTAAGATTCGGATTCAGGGAAATAAAATTTGACGAAACTGGATTTTATCTCAACGGAAAAAAAATAAAGCTTCGCGGACTAAACAGACATCAGTCATACCCGTATGTGGGATACGCAATGCCAAAGAATATTCAGAAAGAAGACGCCGACATTTTAAAATTTGAGCTTGGCGTAAACTATGTAAGAACCTCGCATTATCCGCAAAGCAAATATTTTATAGACAGATGTGATGAGCTTGGAATTCTTGTGTTCACGGAATTTCCAGGCTGGCAGCACATTGGAGACGATGCCTGGAAAGCGCAGGCACTAGAAAACGAAGATGAAATGATTTCGCAGTACAGAAATCATCCTTCAGTATTTATGTGGGGCGTAAGAATAAACGAAAGCAAAGATGATGATGAATTCTACAAGGCAACAAATTTCCTTGCGCACAAAATAGATTCAACTCGTCCAACAAGTGGCGTAAGATGCATTAAGAACAGCAACTTGCTGGAAGACGTGTATACTTACAACGACTTTAGCCATTCTGGTAAAAACGCCGGAAGCCTAGACAAAATCAAAATTACAAAAAGCCACGGCGGATATTTAGTAACAGAACATTCTGGCCACATGTTCCCAACAAAGTCATTCGACACAGAGCAAAGAAGAACCGAGCACGCAATAAGGCACGCCACTGTTCTTGACAGCGTTGCATTGCACGATGACTGCGCAGGCTCAAGCGGATGGTGCGCATTCGACTACAACACTCACAAGGAATTTGGTTCCGGGGACAGAATTTGCTACCATGGCGTAATGGATATGTTTAGAAATCCAAAGCTGGCAGCGGCAGTCTATAAAAGCCAGGAAGATTTTACCGGGGATTTTATTGAAGTAAATTCCAACATGAGCATTGGAGAGTACAACGAAGGACTTTTAGGCGACCTGTGGATTTTTACAAACGCTGATTCCGTAAAGCTTTTTGTAAACAACATTTTTATAAAGGAATTCAAAGCATCTGATTCACCGTTTAAAAATCTTGCGCACGGACCGATTCGTGTTGACGACATAATTGGAAACAGACTCATCGACGAAGAAGGAATTTCCGCAAAGCACAGTGAAAAAATAAAAGAGCTGATTTTTGCAATAAAAAAATTCGGACAGAACAATCTTCCGGCAAAGTACAAACTGGAAGCCGCAAAACTTTTTGCAATGCGCGTTATTTCAAAAGAAAAACTAATCGCGCTCTTTGGAAAATACATAGGCAACTGGGGCGGAGAATCTTCTTCTTATAAATTTGAAGCGATTAAAAACGGCAAGACTGTAAAAACTCTAGTAAAGTCAATGTGCCAGAACGCAAGCTTAAAAGCGAACGTCAACCGCACAGTTTTAATAGAAGAAGAAACTTATGATGTTGCAGAAGTTCATTTGCGGGCAGAAGATGAAAACGGAAATCTTCAGCCTTTTATGCAGGAAGCTGTAATTGCAGAAGCGGAAGGCGCAATTGAGCTAATCGGACCGAAAGCAGTTTCTCTTAAAGGCGGAATGTCCGGCATTTACGTAAAAACAACTGGCACAGCCGGAAGAGGAACTCTAAAGATAACCGACTGGCAAGGAAAAGAAACCAAGATTAATTTTACTGTAAAAATTAAGAAATGA
- a CDS encoding tetratricopeptide repeat protein, which translates to MRSFKKFILLLIFALNAATSFAQNQKTDFEVANEYYDAGKYEEAINYYERSLQFDIKKYGSNHIYIGIDYYCIGFSYLRLNKYNDSIENFNQKLQYQIALFFEFFFQSL; encoded by the coding sequence ATGCGGAGTTTTAAGAAATTTATTTTGCTTTTAATTTTTGCTCTTAACGCGGCTACTTCATTTGCGCAGAACCAAAAAACAGATTTTGAGGTTGCGAATGAATATTATGATGCTGGAAAATATGAAGAAGCTATTAATTATTATGAAAGAAGTCTGCAATTTGACATTAAGAAGTATGGAAGCAATCATATTTACATTGGTATTGATTATTATTGTATAGGTTTTAGTTATTTACGGCTTAATAAATATAATGATTCTATTGAAAATTTTAATCAAAAATTGCAATATCAAATTGCACTATTTTTTGAATTTTTTTTTCAAAGCCTGTAG
- a CDS encoding RNA-binding protein, which yields MSKRLYVGNLSYATTQDTLSSLFSAYGNVVSSTIIIDRDTNQSKGFGFVEMEDSAETDKAIAELAGKEVDGRKIRVNYAEEKKPRERSGFSRDGGRRFGSNDCRRNGDY from the coding sequence ATGTCAAAAAGACTTTACGTTGGAAACTTGAGCTACGCAACAACACAAGACACATTAAGCTCATTGTTTTCTGCTTACGGAAATGTTGTTTCTTCAACAATCATAATTGACCGCGACACAAACCAGTCAAAAGGTTTCGGCTTTGTTGAAATGGAAGATTCTGCGGAAACAGACAAGGCAATCGCTGAGCTTGCAGGAAAAGAAGTTGACGGACGCAAAATCCGCGTAAACTATGCAGAAGAAAAAAAGCCTCGTGAGCGTTCAGGATTTTCAAGAGACGGCGGAAGAAGATTCGGTTCAAACGATTGTCGCAGAAACGGAGACTACTAG
- the add gene encoding adenosine deaminase: MKKEEFYDLLESIPKAELHVHEEAVLSRETVKKVYKRNFNQDMSDEEFNSLFEYDDLTGFLSSFIKIQSYFTNINDFEYMFKDFEDYLDKNNIVYCETFFSPTSHLKKGWSFHDMISIVQKNIERIKKNSGRTVKLIVDVSRSFGVENAMKNLDLVLAEKNPYIVGIGLGGDEKKGPAAEYKDVFVKAKENGLHVVTHAGESCGVFSMKDSLELCKAERLGHGIAAAQDADFMKYLAENKIPLEVCPTSNIFILKEFNGDMKNHPVKKLYDAGVFVTLNTDDPTFFKVSLIDEYWNIYKDQNFSLDEIKEIIKNGYKAAFISQEEKDSYCKNVDAAWDDWFKKHPGAN, encoded by the coding sequence ATGAAGAAAGAAGAATTTTATGATTTGCTGGAAAGTATTCCAAAAGCCGAGCTTCATGTTCACGAGGAAGCTGTTTTAAGCAGGGAAACCGTAAAGAAAGTTTATAAGCGTAATTTCAATCAGGATATGTCAGATGAGGAATTCAACTCTCTTTTTGAATACGATGATTTGACGGGCTTTCTTTCTTCCTTTATAAAAATCCAGTCTTACTTTACAAACATAAATGACTTTGAATATATGTTCAAGGATTTTGAAGATTACTTAGACAAAAACAATATTGTCTACTGCGAAACTTTTTTCAGCCCGACTTCTCATTTAAAGAAAGGCTGGAGTTTCCACGACATGATTAGCATTGTTCAAAAAAACATTGAGCGCATAAAGAAAAATTCCGGGCGCACTGTAAAACTCATTGTTGATGTGAGCCGCTCATTTGGCGTTGAAAACGCAATGAAAAATCTGGATCTTGTGCTTGCTGAAAAAAATCCTTATATAGTTGGAATCGGGCTTGGCGGAGATGAAAAAAAAGGACCTGCCGCGGAATACAAGGATGTTTTTGTAAAAGCAAAAGAAAACGGACTTCATGTTGTAACTCATGCCGGAGAAAGCTGCGGCGTTTTTTCTATGAAAGACAGTTTGGAACTTTGCAAGGCTGAACGTCTTGGCCACGGAATCGCCGCTGCTCAAGATGCTGATTTTATGAAGTATCTTGCGGAAAATAAAATCCCGCTTGAAGTTTGTCCTACGAGCAACATTTTTATCCTAAAAGAATTTAATGGCGATATGAAAAATCATCCTGTAAAAAAACTTTACGATGCAGGAGTTTTTGTTACGCTGAATACAGACGATCCTACATTCTTTAAAGTTTCGCTTATTGATGAATACTGGAATATTTACAAAGATCAGAATTTCTCCTTGGATGAAATAAAAGAAATTATCAAGAACGGCTACAAGGCTGCTTTTATTTCCCAAGAAGAAAAAGACAGTTATTGCAAAAATGTTGATGCTGCATGGGATGATTGGTTTAAGAAACATCCGGGGGCAAACTAA
- a CDS encoding outer membrane beta-barrel protein — translation MKKLLVAGFCLLGVLCFMQAQNVDWKNYGAGIEEGDFIVRGDIGFSRHWKSLPYDGSMKVPYLEASVEYTKKLGGLPLGFGGFIGYSQDKMKESASVAGWVDAPDIEWKGEMNYINLGALANYHIQVPVEKLDVYAGLRLGLEFWNWKVDYKQPVLVSIWGNDGSLDNQWYETKKESIKENGTNFYAGINFGASYFFTEKFGANIEVGYPSLIKIGGTAKF, via the coding sequence ATGAAAAAGCTATTGGTTGCTGGGTTTTGTCTTTTGGGAGTTTTGTGCTTTATGCAGGCGCAGAATGTTGACTGGAAGAACTATGGAGCGGGAATTGAGGAAGGAGATTTTATTGTCCGTGGCGACATTGGATTTTCTAGGCACTGGAAAAGTTTGCCTTATGACGGCTCTATGAAAGTTCCGTATCTTGAAGCTTCTGTTGAGTACACAAAAAAACTTGGCGGGCTTCCTCTTGGATTCGGCGGATTCATAGGATATTCTCAAGACAAGATGAAAGAAAGCGCTTCAGTTGCTGGTTGGGTTGATGCTCCGGATATTGAATGGAAAGGCGAAATGAATTACATCAATTTGGGTGCGCTTGCAAATTATCATATTCAAGTTCCTGTAGAAAAACTTGATGTTTATGCCGGGCTTCGTCTTGGACTTGAATTCTGGAACTGGAAAGTTGATTACAAGCAACCTGTTCTCGTATCAATTTGGGGTAACGATGGCAGTCTTGACAACCAGTGGTATGAAACTAAGAAAGAATCAATCAAAGAGAATGGAACAAATTTCTATGCGGGAATAAACTTTGGAGCTTCATATTTCTTTACTGAAAAATTCGGCGCGAATATTGAAGTAGGTTATCCTTCACTTATAAAAATCGGCGGAACTGCAAAGTTCTAG
- a CDS encoding type IV secretion system protein yields MSTKQYPPAGKVQTPFYPQLEHFDWITGQIRRENHILRIVAVISCLAFFLSIGISLYAVAQPDSIPVIVTMNDFGQTSYVGPVSRKNYQDFNVPEVAVQYQVKDFLNLYHTLSTDKTVMKKSVNKIYHILTSTTASKYSSLVKEEKPFEYFGTRTREVLFQTEPLKLSKDSYQIDYQVLTRQVSGSVVSNVAYRAVISVKTLQPSEDDIKDNPLGIYITAFDMKEINTKVLSTGEPK; encoded by the coding sequence ATGAGTACAAAACAATATCCTCCTGCTGGAAAAGTGCAGACACCGTTCTATCCGCAGCTTGAGCATTTCGACTGGATTACAGGACAGATTCGCCGGGAGAACCATATTCTTCGGATTGTGGCTGTCATCTCCTGCCTAGCGTTTTTTCTCTCAATCGGAATCAGCCTGTACGCGGTCGCCCAGCCTGACTCAATCCCTGTGATTGTGACGATGAATGATTTCGGGCAGACGTCATATGTCGGCCCTGTTTCGCGGAAGAACTACCAGGACTTCAATGTTCCGGAAGTCGCCGTGCAGTATCAGGTGAAGGATTTTCTTAACCTCTATCACACGCTCTCAACTGACAAGACTGTGATGAAAAAATCTGTCAATAAAATCTACCACATTCTGACTTCCACAACAGCGTCAAAATATTCATCCCTTGTGAAAGAGGAGAAGCCGTTTGAGTATTTCGGCACGCGCACAAGGGAAGTGCTTTTTCAGACAGAGCCGCTGAAGCTCTCAAAAGATTCCTATCAGATTGACTATCAGGTTCTGACGCGTCAGGTCTCAGGCTCTGTTGTCAGCAATGTGGCCTACCGCGCGGTAATAAGCGTGAAAACCTTGCAGCCGAGTGAAGATGACATAAAGGACAATCCGCTTGGAATCTACATAACCGCATTCGACATGAAGGAAATAAACACAAAAGTCTTATCAACTGGAGAACCAAAATGA
- a CDS encoding DNA topoisomerase — MLIIAEKSNVAEEFASALSCRKTGGIYSGGDITIASGKGHLFSLEEPKHYTSEYLPVIPDRFGYRTNPKTTEITKVVISLLKKHRNDEILIATDADREGEVIARECLMMAGITDFSRIKRFWVSQALTAEVIKNGIRNARPLAEYNTLSAQGFARQHADWLVGMNFSRYISRAANKKLPVGRVQTAILSAISERCDAIRNFKSQKYFEHYGIFRPTRVGSSNAGCAGIYFENSTTKFPDDSRSRKLKECAGKKAILKEKKEEEKSVEPPQLYNLNSAQKDAFRFFGYSADETLSIIQSLYDDLKCVSYPRTPSKVMGSGNTGLCRDVFDELCKAYPKYRQLAECEDFSASNKRCFNDKKLEAHHALIPLKALPENAGEKQMNVYTLILERFMAAFLPEAKYIQQVYILETEGKTFRISGRKTTEPGWKKFSDILSDRHVSVQSEETENEAQCLDGIDWNSLVLSEIETKEKWTKPPKYFNEASILSFMEKPKPDRHEPLHDEQNERLVGLGTPATRHTFIPKLTANGYIEVQNKNFICTKLGETLLAALRNSALKQVADISATTQWEKDLAENPEIFEKKMKDFVRQAVSTEIKIDRSGITADEIKCPVCGKPVRESQKSWFCTGYKDGCKFKSLWKETRGAKFTKSDIKALCEGKKTSLKKCTKKDGGSYECRFILNKENSWEIEPVFEKKKKK, encoded by the coding sequence ATGCTTATCATCGCAGAAAAGTCGAATGTCGCAGAGGAATTCGCCAGCGCGCTCTCATGCAGGAAAACTGGCGGAATATATTCCGGCGGCGACATCACAATCGCAAGCGGCAAGGGTCATCTGTTCAGTCTGGAAGAGCCGAAACACTACACTTCCGAATATCTTCCAGTCATTCCGGACAGATTCGGCTACCGAACAAATCCAAAGACAACAGAAATAACCAAGGTTGTAATCAGCCTTCTGAAAAAGCACCGCAACGATGAAATCCTGATTGCTACCGACGCAGACCGCGAGGGAGAAGTCATAGCAAGGGAATGCCTTATGATGGCAGGAATCACAGACTTCAGCAGGATAAAAAGGTTCTGGGTTTCGCAAGCTCTCACTGCGGAAGTCATAAAGAACGGAATCAGAAACGCAAGGCCGCTTGCAGAATACAACACGCTCTCCGCGCAAGGATTCGCACGGCAGCACGCGGACTGGCTTGTAGGAATGAACTTCTCAAGATACATAAGCCGCGCCGCAAACAAAAAGCTCCCAGTCGGCAGAGTCCAGACAGCGATTCTAAGCGCAATCTCGGAAAGATGCGACGCAATCAGGAATTTCAAAAGCCAAAAATACTTTGAACACTATGGAATATTCCGACCGACACGTGTCGGTTCAAGCAACGCAGGCTGCGCAGGAATATATTTTGAAAACAGCACGACAAAATTCCCGGACGATTCAAGAAGCCGAAAACTGAAAGAATGTGCCGGGAAGAAAGCAATCTTGAAAGAAAAAAAGGAAGAGGAAAAATCCGTTGAGCCGCCGCAACTCTACAACCTGAACTCAGCGCAAAAAGACGCGTTCAGGTTTTTCGGCTACAGCGCAGACGAGACGCTCTCAATAATCCAGTCGCTATATGACGACCTGAAATGCGTTTCATATCCGCGCACTCCGTCCAAAGTCATGGGAAGCGGAAACACAGGACTTTGCCGCGATGTGTTTGACGAGCTTTGCAAAGCATATCCTAAATACAGGCAGCTTGCCGAATGCGAGGATTTCTCAGCATCAAACAAGAGGTGCTTCAACGACAAAAAACTCGAAGCCCACCACGCCCTGATTCCGCTGAAAGCCCTTCCTGAAAACGCAGGCGAGAAGCAGATGAACGTCTACACTCTGATTCTTGAGCGTTTCATGGCGGCCTTTCTCCCAGAGGCAAAATATATCCAGCAGGTCTATATTCTTGAAACAGAAGGAAAAACTTTCAGAATTTCAGGAAGAAAGACAACTGAGCCTGGCTGGAAAAAGTTTTCTGACATACTGTCCGACCGACACGTGTCGGTTCAAAGTGAAGAAACAGAAAACGAGGCTCAGTGCCTTGACGGAATCGACTGGAACTCGCTTGTCCTTTCAGAAATTGAGACAAAAGAAAAATGGACCAAGCCTCCAAAATATTTCAACGAGGCAAGCATTCTCTCGTTCATGGAAAAACCGAAGCCCGACCGACACGAGCCGCTTCATGATGAGCAAAACGAAAGACTTGTCGGGCTTGGAACTCCGGCAACACGGCACACATTCATTCCGAAACTCACAGCGAACGGATACATTGAAGTCCAGAACAAGAATTTCATCTGCACAAAGCTCGGCGAGACGCTCCTTGCAGCTTTGAGAAATTCCGCGCTGAAACAGGTCGCCGACATCTCAGCGACAACTCAATGGGAAAAAGATCTTGCGGAAAATCCTGAAATCTTCGAGAAAAAAATGAAGGACTTTGTGAGGCAGGCTGTCAGCACTGAAATCAAAATCGACCGCTCAGGAATCACGGCGGATGAAATCAAATGCCCAGTCTGCGGAAAGCCTGTCAGGGAAAGCCAGAAAAGCTGGTTCTGCACAGGCTACAAGGACGGCTGCAAATTCAAGTCGCTATGGAAAGAAACACGCGGAGCAAAATTCACAAAGTCAGACATAAAGGCCTTATGCGAGGGAAAAAAAACTTCTCTTAAAAAATGCACGAAGAAAGACGGCGGAAGCTACGAGTGCCGCTTCATCCTGAACAAAGAGAACTCATGGGAAATTGAGCCAGTGTTTGAGAAAAAGAAGAAAAAATGA
- a CDS encoding helix-turn-helix transcriptional regulator codes for MDLQDTFISNLKRFRKEQNITQEKLAELCKTDTSYIGQIETKKRFPSLSFVEKIASALKVEPYRLYMPQDSSNDSVSAEELKLIESEILRALKTDIKKIVKKHGL; via the coding sequence ATGGATTTACAAGACACATTTATTAGCAATCTGAAAAGATTCCGTAAAGAGCAGAACATAACTCAGGAAAAACTTGCGGAACTTTGCAAAACAGACACTTCCTACATCGGGCAGATTGAAACAAAGAAACGTTTTCCTTCTCTTTCATTTGTTGAAAAAATCGCATCGGCACTTAAAGTTGAGCCTTACAGACTTTATATGCCGCAAGACTCAAGCAATGATTCTGTTTCCGCGGAAGAACTAAAGCTGATTGAATCTGAAATCCTGCGCGCTTTAAAAACTGATATAAAAAAAATCGTAAAAAAACACGGTTTGTAA
- a CDS encoding IS30 family transposase: MKYTLEHVRNKHLTICERTLIQLRLKDGHTVYSIAKEIGCAYNTIKNEIRRGSKKMYRSRRLCYRAETGQEKYEANRTSCHRTGKFRECAEFIKCVESDFSSPLKKWSVDASAGRLKTERFFTKKNSVCTKTLYNWIHKGIMEVRVSDLPESLRRKRHIHKNRTGKMRLGNSIENRPAEVATRNTFGHWEIDTVIGKKKGKNAVVLTLAERKTDFYITRKIPAKAASAVNSEIKRLFSDFGENPEKIFRTLTSDRGLEFASLAEVENEGTKIYFAHPYSSYERGINERHNRILRRFIPKGTDINKISEAELERIEDLINGLPRKRLGYKTPEELFNEQLDLIYRL, encoded by the coding sequence ATGAAATACACACTTGAACACGTCAGAAACAAGCACCTGACAATCTGCGAGCGCACGCTCATCCAGCTCAGGCTCAAGGACGGACACACGGTCTACTCAATCGCAAAGGAGATAGGCTGCGCGTACAACACTATCAAGAACGAAATCAGAAGAGGCTCAAAGAAAATGTACAGAAGCCGCCGCCTGTGCTACCGCGCGGAAACAGGGCAGGAAAAATATGAGGCAAACCGCACTAGCTGCCACAGAACCGGAAAATTCCGTGAATGCGCGGAGTTCATAAAATGTGTTGAAAGCGATTTTTCAAGTCCTCTGAAAAAATGGTCGGTGGATGCCTCTGCCGGAAGGCTCAAAACAGAACGATTTTTCACAAAGAAAAATTCAGTCTGCACAAAAACGCTCTATAACTGGATTCACAAAGGAATTATGGAAGTGAGAGTCTCAGACCTGCCTGAAAGCCTGAGACGGAAAAGACACATCCATAAAAATAGAACAGGAAAGATGAGGCTGGGAAACAGCATAGAAAACAGGCCAGCGGAAGTCGCAACACGGAACACATTCGGACACTGGGAAATCGACACTGTAATCGGAAAAAAGAAAGGAAAGAACGCTGTCGTCCTGACGCTCGCCGAGCGCAAGACGGATTTCTACATAACGCGGAAGATTCCAGCGAAGGCAGCCAGTGCGGTCAATTCGGAAATCAAGCGGCTGTTCTCAGACTTTGGAGAAAACCCAGAGAAAATATTCAGGACGCTGACATCGGACAGAGGCCTTGAGTTTGCATCGCTTGCGGAGGTTGAAAATGAAGGCACAAAAATATACTTCGCGCATCCGTACTCGTCATACGAGAGAGGAATCAACGAGCGGCACAACAGAATTTTAAGACGTTTCATCCCAAAAGGTACAGACATCAACAAAATCTCCGAGGCAGAGCTTGAGAGAATTGAAGACCTGATAAACGGACTGCCAAGAAAAAGACTGGGCTATAAGACTCCAGAAGAACTTTTCAATGAGCAACTTGACTTAATCTACAGGCTTTGA
- a CDS encoding zeta toxin family protein produces the protein MYLINELNCTNEEFNDKFKIVWNQIKLMNPFLEAEESPEGFVLGGQPGAGKTTLTNMLSARLNKNIISISGDDFRPYHPHFEEIQNLYKEESPKYTSKFSGRMTEVLIDKAVSEKYNIVVEGTFRTSATPVSTLKKMKQAGYKTGIAIQICDKETSWKSCQERYEKMRETNPLLARAVDKAHHDLVIRQLPETIKAVYESGFADSLEIYERFPKNGTFAVRKIFSSEDGKSLDMKMIEDVLEGRASHNKKARELDSSFER, from the coding sequence ATGTATCTTATCAATGAACTGAATTGCACAAATGAAGAGTTTAATGACAAGTTTAAGATTGTCTGGAATCAGATAAAATTGATGAATCCATTTCTTGAGGCAGAGGAATCTCCTGAAGGTTTTGTTCTCGGCGGACAGCCTGGAGCTGGAAAAACAACGCTCACAAATATGCTTTCCGCAAGGCTGAACAAGAATATAATCTCCATCTCCGGCGATGATTTCCGTCCTTATCATCCTCATTTTGAGGAAATCCAGAATCTTTACAAAGAGGAATCCCCAAAATACACATCAAAGTTTTCAGGACGAATGACAGAAGTGCTTATAGACAAGGCGGTATCTGAAAAATACAACATTGTTGTCGAGGGAACATTCCGCACTTCCGCGACGCCAGTTTCAACCTTGAAAAAGATGAAGCAGGCTGGATATAAGACAGGAATCGCGATCCAGATATGCGACAAGGAGACCAGCTGGAAGTCTTGTCAGGAACGCTATGAAAAAATGAGGGAAACGAATCCGCTTCTTGCAAGGGCGGTTGACAAGGCTCATCATGACCTTGTGATAAGACAGCTTCCAGAAACGATAAAGGCAGTATACGAGTCAGGCTTTGCCGACAGCCTTGAAATATATGAGCGTTTCCCGAAAAATGGCACATTTGCTGTAAGAAAAATATTCTCTTCCGAGGACGGAAAATCTCTTGACATGAAAATGATTGAGGATGTTCTTGAAGGAAGAGCCAGTCATAATAAAAAGGCAAGAGAGCTAGATTCAAGCTTTGAACGCTAA